The Tamandua tetradactyla isolate mTamTet1 chromosome 13, mTamTet1.pri, whole genome shotgun sequence genome segment TCAGATTAATTCAGGACAGCCCTGCAGCAGGAAGGGTGATACAGATAGCCCATCTGTGAAGGAGCACAAAACTGGCTCCAATGTTTCAATGAAATGTTTTTGGTCTACCCTAAATATCCAAGTCTCTATAACAATAGGAATCAGGTCTGGACTTGGGTTTTGAAGTGTAGTGTAAGCCTACTAAGTTAGTTATAGTTCAAGTAGGAATGCCAGGAGAAGCTACTGCTGCTCTCAGCTTCAATAAAAGTCTAATGCTACATTTCACCATTCGTAAATTTTACTcagacagaccaaaaaaaaaaaaaaaatccaactgcAAATAAACATTGATACTAGTTAATATACATGCTGAAGTTTTAGGGAAAAGTGTACTAATTAATATCTAAGTTAAGGCATCAAAAAATAAGATGAATTGATGGATGTGACAGGAATGGCTAGATGGACAGATACATGTTAAAGTAAGTGCAGTCAAAAATGTAGAATTTAGGTGGTGGTTGTATGGATGTTCACCATGTAAATCAGctttgctgtatgtttgaaaatttgcctaagaaaatgttgggaaattaTGGTAGAAGGCAGTTTTCTTGACATGATAGGGAAGACTGTGCTTGACTCCAAGCACTCTGACCACAAGATGAAGAACTATCTGCTATGGCAAAGTGTTCATGTCCTCCACTGTCACCTGCACATGCCTTAAACTCCTTACCTATATCACAGAAACCTGCCAAAGCAGAATACATTCCCTTGGGAAAGGAACTTTGGCGGGCTAGCAAGCATCGGGTTCCATCTGATACCAGAGTGATCACCACAGGTGCCATCTATGGAAAGGGGATGGAAGTGAGACACAGGCTTTGGGGCCTGTTTTGGGGATGTAGGAATAGACAATTAAGGAAAGCCTTTTAATTGTACAGATTTCCTTTACCAGAGCAGATACTGTCTACCCTTCTTGGATTACTTCCTCTTAAAGCAATGCTTTACCTGTGGATAGTAGATGATCTTATTGGAAGGGCATACACGCTTGCTGCCAGCCATATTCTTTTTGGTGGGCTGCCCACTTCTGCTACAGAACTGGTGGGCGTCATGCCAACGGAGAAGGGCCCAAGCCTAGGAATACAAATTTggagagaaggtagggcttacaTTGTAACAGGGAAATGCCAATCCCTTTCCTTCTCACCCACTTTAAATGGTTACTAAATGTTTAAActtccagatgaggaaattaaatatGTTCCTTTAGCATCAGAAGTTTGCACAAAAGAaagcataatttaaaatgtattatgaatttaaaacataaaaatatataagtaataaaCACCCATGTGCTTAATTACCCAGCTGAAAAACAAAACCTTTCCAATACAGTTAAATCTACCCTCAAGTATTTCTCCCCAGTAAAGgtggattttttgtttgtaattaaaaaatatttagagatatgCTCTAAAATTAAATGGACAATCAAAAGCACTTTAGCATATATAGcatttatagcagcactattcaaaatagccaaaagtgGAACACACCCAAATGTCCAActaatgaatggctaaacaaaatatagtatattcatataatggaatgttatttggcCACAGAAATGAAATACTGTTACATGCTACAACAGGAATTAACTTCAAAAACatgctatgtgaaagaagccagaaacaaaaggtcacatactGTATTTCGCTTATATGAATtacaggcaaatccacagagacagaaatagattagtggaTGGGTAATAACTGCTTTAATGGGTATGGAGCTTCCATGtggtgtgatgaaaatgttttggaattagaaAGAGGTGGTGTTTGCATAATATTGCGAATATGTGAAATATCACtgaattatttactttaaaatggttaattttatgttgtgtGAATTTCATCTCAATGTTGTAAAACTGCacattaaaaagcattttaatgtttttcaggATTCATCTTACAGTTATAAATATgattaatataatattttggattttttcttcCCAAAATATCTATTATATCTGGTAATCAATatcttcttaggaaaaaaaaatgaacactttAGCAAATGAAATCTAAAGTTATGAGTAAAAGTCACAAAACATGATGGTGTGTAtgtcattaaaaacatttatgagGTTGACAGATCCTACTGCCCTAGACATGCATGTCCTTAGGAGAAAATGGTTTGACAACAGTTCTGCCAAAAAGATCTGTCTGCCTGCCTTTCTTCTATCAAGGGCAAATGAAGGTAGAATAAGCAGTCTCCCTACAGCATACTGTCCTTCTGCTGCAGTTTGTAGGAAGAACAAGGATCTGCAAAATAACTCAAATATCGCTCTAGCCATATGCATGCATACATTAGCCTATATCCACTGTTTACAGAACTGAGAAGTCAGAATCTACCGTAGAAAGCAAGGAGGCATCCTTCACATTCAGCTCAAAGAGAACCTTCCTCAGCTCCATGAAAGATCCCTTGAGCTCTGTCTCTATTTCAGATTTCTGTAAGGATGctacaaaattaaaaagagaattaaagagACAAATGTCAAACTTTGTCTCCAGGCCCCTCTCCATTCTAACCTGTTAGAACAGTTTTCCCTAATAAGACTCAACTTAGTAAAGTAAAAACTATACAGGCTCCCAAGCCCCTACCTGGAGATTCTGAAGCAGCAAGTGTGGAGTGAGGCCCagaaatctatatattttttaacaaacaCTAGGTGATTCTTATATTCAGGCAAATTTGGGAAACATTAAAGCATGGCATTTCTCAAGATCCTCTTCAGGGCAATAAGGACATTTGCACTAGCAACACACTATCCCAGGAAAAGAGATGACATGGGACCTCTAAGCTCTATCTGAACCTCTTCCTGGCATCATTACATCTACATCCAGACCCTTAATATCTGAGAGGAATCCTGAGCCTATAGAAAAGTGGTTCCCAAATGCAAGTCTCAGGAGCCAGAGCTACTCCATGGTAATACTTGTATTTGCCTGTACTAAATATTtctgatgaaatatttaagatatataaaatgtataacagTATAGAGAACAGAACAAACATATATATGCCCACCACCTAGTTTAAGAAAGAAAGCATTAAAatgccctttattttcttttaaatgatgatgatggtggtggaagATGGCaatatttttttatgtgttttaaaaaatagaaagttgaTAACCTTTTTGCATCCCCaaattttctttggaattttgCTATTATGGGAGAACTACTGGGAAGTATTCACTAGAAATAACGTTATATACCATTTATAGAAGAGGGGCTACTCAAACCTAGATCCAGAGCAAACCATGCTTCATGCTGTTCAGAACAGCCAATCAGCACAGAATCTTCTATTCTTTGTGTGTCCTGTCCAAATTTACCCAGGAGCCTTTCCAActctaagaaacagaaaaggaaataggaGAACCATAAACAAACAAGAGTTTTAATTAAACCACCACAGCCATGTTAGTTTTAGACGTATTAGAAATCATCTACTTCAGTGTGGAGTCAGTATATTGGCTTCCAGTTGCTGCCCCGCAGCTACTTAGCTATACATTCTTGGGCTaatcacttaatctctctggAGAAGAGTTTAGAACAAAGAATGACTTCTTTCCAGGTAAAACACGGAAAATGACTATCATAAAGGGAATATGACTGTCACAAAGGGA includes the following:
- the LOC143653725 gene encoding NAD(P)H pyrophosphatase NUDT13, mitochondrial isoform X2, which gives rise to MSLRHELERLLGKFGQDTQRIEDSVLIGCSEQHEAWFALDLGLSSPSSINASLQKSEIETELKGSFMELRKVLFELNVKDASLLSTAWALLRWHDAHQFCSRSGQPTKKNMAGSKRVCPSNKIIYYPQMAPVVITLVSDGTRCLLARQSSFPKGMYSALAGFCDIGESLEEAVRREVAEEVGLEVERLQYSASQHWPFPNSSLMIACHATVKPGQTEIHVNLRELEAAAWFSLDEVAAALRRKGPYIRQQDETFPFWLPPKLAIAHQLIKEWVEKHSRSSLPA